Below is a window of Podarcis muralis chromosome 5, rPodMur119.hap1.1, whole genome shotgun sequence DNA.
GGGCCGATTGATCTCCACTGGCATAGGCAATTATAACCGTATTTCGCCTTACAGCTGCAGGCGGATCAGATATTTCACAGCTAATAGGAGGGCTGCCTATAGAAAGTGTGAGGTTGGCTTGGCTCACACTTGGAAATGTGGAGGGTTTGGGAGGGGGCGTTGTTGAATTCAGCAATGTTGTGGAACCTCTTGTTATGCCTAAGTTTCTgccttccctcttctctctctctctccagacctGCTCCCCAAGGGGCTATGTAAACACACAGAACTCCTCCTTGGTTTCCAGCCGAGCGAGCAATATGCCTGAACAAAGTAATGATTACCGGGTGGTCGTGTTTGGAGCTGCAGGAGTTGGCAAGAGTTCTCTGGTTCTCCGCTTTGTGAGGGGAACCTTCCGGGAGACGTACATTCCCACCGTCGAGGACACCTACCGCCAGGTGATCAGCTGCGACAAGAGCATCTGCACCCTTCAGATCACAGATACCACCGGGAGCCACCAGTTCCCTGCCATGCAGAGACTGTCCATCTCCAAAGGCCATGCCTTCATGTTGGTCTACTCCGTGACCAGCCGGCAGTCCATCGAAGAGCTTCAGCCCATCTACGAGCAGATCTGCCAGATCAAAGGAGACATCCAGAAGGTCCCGATCATGTTGGTGGGGAACAAGAGCGACGACTCGCAGAGGGAAGTGCAGGCCAGCGAAGGGGAGGTCTTGGCCACCAAGTGGAAATGCTCCTTTATGGAGACGTCGGCCAAAATGAACTACAACGTGCAGGAGCTTTTCCAGGAGCTCTTGAAtttggagaagaggagaagcGTCAGCCTCCAGGTGGACGGTAAGAAATCCAAGCAGCAGCGCAAGAAGGATAAACTGAAAGGCAAATGCTCAGTCATGTGAGATGCCTGGGTTCTGCGCCGCCTTTGCGGTTGAAAGAGGACTTCTTCTTGCATTGAAAACTGTCTCGCCTGTCCTGGGGTGTGCCTGGAGTAGCGATTTCCCAAGGAGCTGACCCAGGATGTTTTTGCTTTATAGTCTAAATTTCGTTTAGGCTGTTTGAATATTCCCTTGATGGAAGTTGGGGTTTGCATGTTTGTTCTGCACTAGCAGGCTTTTCCAAAACAGCCACCATCGCTCTCCATGCCCTCCTGTCCCTGCAGCAACCAGTATTAGCCATTTATGTCACAGGACAAGCCGCTAGGGTCATGTGCATTGAGGAAAAGCAACAGAGGGTACTCTTGTCCTGCATTTTGCCACTGCTTCTGACACCATCTCCAAGTTATCATAGctcctcccctcctgcccttATGCAAATGCTCAAGGAACCAAGCAATTCTCACTAGGGCTCCGGTCAGTAagccagaaacaaacaaaaatagtaCTGTGTCTGATGTTTTGTATATACTTCAAAGGGACCTCTTCAGATGGATGCATCACCAGGGTAAAATCAAATGCTGATTGCGGTAAATGATGACTTTTGATCATTTACGGTAGGTCTTTGAATCTGCACGCTTGTAGGGAAGGAGGAGCTGCATTCCTCACCAAAGAAGTGCTTGTTGTTTCCTATTACATGTTAAAACTTCATTTGTGGTGTTTGTATATTGGCGAGGATTTTATGTGAACGATTAAAGTGATTTGAGTACCTAGTGTGCATCTGTTGACTTCTTAACCGTAAGCAGATCCAAGGTTGTCTTCCCCTAAAAGATAGAATCTGGGGTCAAAAATACTCAATGTGCTTTTCAAATTGAGGATGGCCAAGAGGTGAACTTTGGTGTACcttgggcagggatggggaaagtgTGTCCCTCTAGgcatggactccaactctcatcagcctcagcctccaTGACCCACCAACCAgtatctggaaggctacagatcCACCATACCTGGTCTTGAGTCATGCTGCACATTAAACATTCTCCATTTTGCTACAACTGGCTGCAAACGTATTCCACTGTCGTcgccttcttttcttcttctttggcaaccactcatagccaagtaagattaatGGAGCAATGGCTAAGTTGTAGAATGAAGATGTGGCTCAGAAAAGCTTCCACACAAGAGGTTTAAGGTTGGATGGCTGTGCCTCCTTTGCTCACATTTTACAGGGCGCCTATGTTGTGCTGTCCATTTGTAATCCTCCTGTGTTTCCCCAAGTGCTACTTCTACCTCTTTTCTCACCTCAGAAGGTCTGGTGTTTGTTCGGAGGTGGTGGATGGTTGGTTGGTGGTGGAAGGCTAACACCCAGAGCTAGCATCTCCTAAGGAGTCTCATGATCAAGAGGGTTCATTGGTGTTTAGCAGCTCAAGTCTGTCCAGCCATCTGATGAGATGAAGTGGACAGTTTATTTCTGGCATAGTTGAGGCTCCTTATTGTTACTAACGTTCTGCCATACAGTTATAATAAATCCATCAGAACTGGTAAATGCATAACCACCGATAACAAACAAACGGAATGGAAAATCACAAGAAAACTTTTTATACGTCACGTTTCGGCTTCTAGTTATCATTATAAATATTTCATTCATTGCAGTAGACCTGCTGCAGTTAGACCTTCAAATATATCTGAACGGTAGAGATTCCATATTAAAAGGACATTTAGTTTGAACATATGTGAATAGGGCAGTGGGAGGGGGGTCCATCCATGCAAGCCCGCAGCCAGCAATGATGTCCCCACTAGAGATGATGCATTTAACATGAAGGTCTGAAGGAGAATCTGAAGGGAAGCGTCTCTGCAGTTAGGAACCTTTGCAAAGGCTGGCAGAGGCGGACTTAGGGCAATGCAACTAGTCTctcgggagttggccacccctgatgtaTAGGAATGCACTGTAATTCTACAAATGAAATCAGTGCTTGACTTCATTCAGCTGGGCGCTGAGCCTAGGGGGTGCTGCAGGGCTATgacgtagtgaattgagcagaacagaagacaTGAGGCAACAGGCACCGAATTTGGGGCTCGGACGGGGAGTTGTTGACGTTTGAAAGACCAACGTGCACCCCTGAAGACTGGGAGTAGAGGGGATGGTCTGGCTCAATGCCTGACTGGAGTGATAAAGTATGTCAAATCTAGGGAGAGTACTCAATAGCTAGAACACCTTAATTCTCTATGACCAGCAACTTAAAACAAAGGCATCTCCTAATCCCCTTCTGAGGTTGATGATCTGCCGtctggttaaataaataaaatatatgcctATATTTTTGAGGTACCAAAAATAAAGGCCCAATGCAGTGAAGCAAGTCCATTCCATTTTGGGGTACAATGTACCATCATTTCATTTCTTACGAAATGTGCGGAGGAAGTGTAGCCACTGCTGACTCTGACAGCTGGAATCTTTTTGCAGCCAAGAaagtaaaaaataacaacaacacacacacacacacacaccaaaatttCAACAAATACCAATACTAGGCAGTAATACATTACGGTAGAGGGAGAtgtaaattttgtttaaaaaaatattttgcagtgcAGAAAACATAATATATTGGCAGAATATAGTAAGCAGAAATTAGAACTCTGATGTGCAGTAAAATACTTTTGAAGTCTTATGACTTCAGCTGCTGAAAGGCCTGATTCTGCAGTAATATAAATGCTAAATAACAAATATCTCAGCATCCAAAAGCACAGCTCCCCACAGCCAAACTGGCTTTAAAGCAGTTTAATTTTCTTGGCTTTGTAAATGAAAAGtgcagtgcattttttaaaaagtggtgcaGATGAAGGAATTTTGGCAGGTGTGGCTTGTAAAGGAGAGCTGAAAAATCTTCCATTTTCCCCTCTACAACTAGTAAATGTACAGGAGCCCTAACCCTTTGCACCAGATCAACATACAGTCTTTTCGACAAGCTttgcctcaaatattttatctcTCAAAGGCCCtgtaccaggcataggcaaactcaaccctccagatgttttgggactacaattcccatcacccctgaccactggccctgttagctaggtgatcatgggagttgtaggccaaaaacatctggagggccgagtttgcctatgcctgccctgtaCAGACAAAACAATTTCAGGGTGATTAAATCATGGTTTATTGGCCTGAGCACCAGCCATGTGCTCCCTCTTCTCCACTAATGTGTCTGGTTTCAGTTTCTCGTTTCTTCAAGCTACAGTTTCTGGGTTACatatgggaaactgtggtttaatcttGGCTTAGGCCAAGAATCCAGGATCTGAGCCTGGCAGAGGCAATCTTGCAACACTCATACTAAGGAACGCTACCTTGTTCCCTTCCTCTGCAATACGTTACTTTAGGACTCCCCTCTCTCCTTGCAGTATGTTGTGCTTATTTAATCTGCAATAAAGTTGGCAGCCTGCACCTGCATAAATATGCTCATGTTGCTCAGTGCCAGGCTGCAGGCACACTGTAAAGCACAAACAATCTTACAGCAGTATTTTGAACTGATCCAAATTTTTGGACCCCTCATACAGCGTTTCACAGCAGCCTGGTGTCATGGACTGCTTGGATGCAGAGGAACCACCTGGGAAACCACCAAGAGAAAAAGGCAGCTCAGAGCTCGGGAAGtcgtggtgggacaatgatgagtggtcagagggagaagactgggaggaggaggggtcagaagctgaagaggtgacaggtcttagtgagctgggagagtcagtggcagagagcagtccagaaccagAGACTGAAGAGGAGCTTGGAGGAGGTCAGAGAAGATGGAGACCAAGAGGTAGAGTCAAGCTGGTGAAAGAGTCACGGGtgtcctccccctcctgctgcgacaagttCTCCTCCCCCACATCTCCAAGAACCAGAACTGGCATGAAAAGGACAGAGGAGAGATTGGTAACACGAAgacgcagtctctgattgcttggggaaaacccatggagaggaggggacttagggagctgtggggaggtggggaccaTCCATCTCaccaactgcttcatgggggcaagacttcctggagatgagttgctgttCTCATTAGGCCTGCCACTCCTGTGCAGATTGCGTTCTTGCTAATAAAgcgttaactccaacttgcacagtgtgatttactgctggctcattcctgacacccacATTTCCTTGCTAATTCTTTTGCACACACTTAGCAGAGAGAAAGCCCCAGCCCTCTCTCGGTGGGGTTAAGAAAGACTCCTCTCAGATACCTAGAGAGCAACTGACAGTCATTATATATCAGGGGTGGTGGGAAACTTCAGGCCAGGGGTCAAATGCTGTCCACCAGGCCTCTCTAACCATCCCTTTGGGCAGCTTCTACGGGCCACAGCCATCGCCAGTCCTGCTCCATGCCCtacttaagaactttgctgagtTGAGAAGTGCCCTTGAATGGTGCTGTTGCTGCTTCCTGTGGGATGGAAAGaggggattgctctcctgtactatttcagacacatggtttatatacgtATGTAtgtgtaataagtgttggaaatgtaaggaaaaagaaggaacgttttatcatatgtggtgggattgtaagaaagtgaagggtttctgggagatgatatataacgaaatgacaaagatgttaaaatatacatttgtaaaaaaaccagagacctttctgttagggattacaggaaaggaaataagaagaaaggactataaactttttcaatatgcagttacagcagcaagaattttactggcccagagatggaaacaagaggaaataccgacgatagaagaatggagattgaaactgacggactatgcagaattggacagactaactgggaaaattagatatcttcgagaccaaaagttcatcgaggactgggggaaatttgctgaatatctgaaaagtacatgtgatgtgcaaacaacgctagtggggtttcaagaagcactgtgaaagttgagatatattgttaaaaagaaatagaagtgGGAGGGAAGTTTAATGGCaatataaatagaataaatgCGTAACTGAGAGGtaaatatggatgattgtcagagaagctgaaggaagtccaaacagAGTCAAATTTGTGGAATTTTTGATAAGACTGTATATTtgtgttgaaaaattaataaaaattatttataaaaaaaagaataatagaacaaacCGTTGGCCCaaactctctctctgtgttaaaTTTGTGTGTGATGGTGTTTTGTGTTAAGGAGTGCATGGTATTATGTTTTGGGTGTGTAATTTGATGGTGTGAcaccatcatagctgtcaaccgtcccttatgtggcgggaaagtcccttatcccagcgctgtgtcccgctgctgtcccttattgatgatgccccttaaatttcccgggtttcaaaggaagcagctcctctccctccctccctgccggccagggaggagggaggctccaactgtgttgcttggctgcgttgctcacccaataaggagtttaagaacaactgggggtgggggtggagcttgcatgccttgtgccgataaaatcagccgtgttgcctggggactcgcctttgttcagcgcttcccagcagagaggtgactgtggttttccttgctgcatcccctttgctgggttgctgcactgtgggaaccaccgcttgaggcttcgtttggctgctggctgggctttctgcctttggctcggaggggctcagaagttgaacatacctgtgctgggaaaattccttattttggctgctgatcccttatttttgaggctgctggtcccttattttcaaatctgtaagttgacagctatggacaccATCCACTGCTGGAATGTGGCTTCTCAGCTTCACCTTAGGGttaaaaggttccccacctctggcctATAACAATCATGTGATTTTGTGAACACAGAGGAGGGAGCCCCAAATAACATAGGGCCCCTACAGATTCACCTTATGCACTTATGTATTACTATTGTGTCAGGAACACATTGCAGAATATGTTCCTGCACATAAAACACCAGTCTGCAGGGACCCATAGTCTATTCTCAGATCACACTCGAGCTACTTCAATTCCACTTCAATGTTATACTGACTTTCCAGCCATGCTCACAATCTCACGAAGCCGAATGATCCGCTGATGGGATGCTTTCTCACACAGAGGCAGGCTTGAGTTTGCAACTCAGCTTATGCTCAACATGGCCCCAGCTGTGTTTGAAAGGTTGTGTTTGTTGCAGTCATGCTTTGCATATTTAGGTGTAAACCTACCCTGCaggatcacaccaaaggcccaCCCGGTTCAGCCTTCTGCTTTTATCCAGTGTCCAGACTCctgccagatgcctctggaaatgcCTGAAGCAGAGCATGAAAACAAACAGCCTCTCATACCACCTCTGACGTGTAATGTGTGAAGTGACTCTGATTCACTGCTGTATCACAAGGAGGGGAGACAACGGGGTAACATTGGCAATGAAATTGCCTCAAATATGATACAGTATTTACAACGGATTTGAAAGTTTTTCATAAGAGCCACAAAAAAAGAAGCCTGAATCAATGcttaacattgtgttttatgaCCATTTCTACTAAAATGTGAGTACAGCTTTGAAAACTCGTTTATTTGGTACTCTATAGTTTCCAGCTCATGTTTGTTTACTGACTAACGCTCTCCCtcctgctccacacacacacacacacacacacacacacacacacacacacacacttgttagaACTTTTGATGGAAAGGAAATGTCagtgggtgcttccagatggggctTAATTCTGTAAATGACTTGGATTTCGCCCAGAAAGAGTAAATCTGAGTTAAATGGGGGAGGGGTATAGTCTGGCATTTTGATGCTGAGATCATGTGGACAGAACACTTTGCCTGCATGAGGAATCTGGAATCACCCACTGTAATATGTTCCTGCCTATATGCTTTTGAAAAGTGTCAGGAAAACTTCAGTTtaataatccagaatgcagtgGCCAGATTGGCAAAAGGACTGGGCAGACCCTCTGTCTGCACATTATGAGTATTCCAAAAGGAACAAGCACCCCAAATACATACACGTCTCACACAATGTGGTAGACTTAGATTTTGCTAGGGGGCTACATGTACAGCTGAATACAAAATCTATATGAGAATTGGCCTCTAGGCTCTATGAGGAACCTGCAGTTTGGTAAGAAGCAATAAAAGGAATAGGGGATGACATCcctgctcactttgcttgccACCAAAGCCCCTCTCCTCTGAAGCCCCCTTACATTCTCCTTACCCATTACTGCTTGCCGCAGGCCCCACCCCCTTACTCCTTGTCCAAGCAATCCCTTCCCTAGGCCCCTCCCCTCTGCAGCTCAGTCACTCCACTGTGCCACCTTGCTCAGACCGCCCAGCCACTGCAAGTCCAGTTCGCTCATGCACCCTCTCCAACCCCATATACATCTCCATGCATCTTCTCGCTTGACCTGCCCCACAGCTGCATGCCCAGTTAGCTCACCTGTCCCACCTGCCTCCTTGCTCTCCCACACTGCCACACCATTCCTCTTGCTCAACTCACTCCCTTGCCACAAGACAACCCCACTCACCCACTTCAGCCCCCTGCTGCAAGACCAGCTTGCTCGCCCATCGCCCTGTCACTTGCCTGTCTCAGAGGCCCCTCTCACCCTGGAGCATGCACAGGCCATCATCAGCCTGACGACAGACTAGTACAAATATAGTATAGAGAGAAAGGAACTGTtcgggcagagagagagagaaaagccttGGTTGAACTGCTTCTAATGCCAAAATCCATTTCCAGTGATAAAACACACATTCTGAGCTTCAGGGTAAGACTAAAAGAGACCCCTTTCTGAACTACTGGAGAACCTGTGCTGCTGTgcatagacaatattgaactacagtggtacctcgggttaagaacttaattcgttctggaggtctgttcttaacctgaaactgttattaacctgaagcaccactttagctaatggggtctcctgctgccgctgcgccgctggagcacgatttctgttctcatcctgaagcaaagttcttaacccgaggtactatttctgggttagcggagtctgtaacctgaagcgtctgtaacccgaggtaccactgtagatggagtAAATGTCTGAcgtgggataaggcagcttcctatgctccagAGATCTACATAGATCCTtatctaccttctgcccaccctTAATTTATGGGATGGGAGGCACAATGCTGGAGTGAAGGGTTCTAGGGGAATcaaattgaaatatactcagagtcgcaaagtgatttcatgctctttattcagctcatagtggtgaggaggaatgaatgaatgtcccctcagagtatctgctttatatacattatttacacaatgggctgcacatgattggctaattccggaattctactgtaagccaatcaggttgtggattcacttctat
It encodes the following:
- the DIRAS3 gene encoding GTP-binding protein Di-Ras3 isoform X1 — translated: MGKGDPEGFAPAAGRSAAWGLKSINEEGRLISTGIGNYNRISPYSCRRIRYFTANRRAAYRKCETCSPRGYVNTQNSSLVSSRASNMPEQSNDYRVVVFGAAGVGKSSLVLRFVRGTFRETYIPTVEDTYRQVISCDKSICTLQITDTTGSHQFPAMQRLSISKGHAFMLVYSVTSRQSIEELQPIYEQICQIKGDIQKVPIMLVGNKSDDSQREVQASEGEVLATKWKCSFMETSAKMNYNVQELFQELLNLEKRRSVSLQVDGKKSKQQRKKDKLKGKCSVM
- the DIRAS3 gene encoding GTP-binding protein Di-Ras3 isoform X2, whose translation is MPEQSNDYRVVVFGAAGVGKSSLVLRFVRGTFRETYIPTVEDTYRQVISCDKSICTLQITDTTGSHQFPAMQRLSISKGHAFMLVYSVTSRQSIEELQPIYEQICQIKGDIQKVPIMLVGNKSDDSQREVQASEGEVLATKWKCSFMETSAKMNYNVQELFQELLNLEKRRSVSLQVDGKKSKQQRKKDKLKGKCSVM